One genomic segment of Streptomyces sp. RKND-216 includes these proteins:
- a CDS encoding sugar kinase yields the protein MARTVRADAVCLGESMVTFLPTTPGPLAEVPAFERSIGGAESNVACTLARAGHPTRWVSRVGADGFGDHLVAAVAATGVDTAHVVRDPDRPTGVYFRTRGERATVSGERAAGEVAYYRAGSAASAMSPQTVGLAAADAGRVLHLTGITAALSRGCLDLLRTLTAPRPGRPTVAFDVNYRVGLWRSAAEARVLLDLARGCDLVFAGEDEAEAAWGVTGGPAAVRAALPEPAALVVKQGALGATAFGHGGAVHVPAPRVDVVAHVGAGDAFAAGYLSATLRGLSVRDRLRHGHLLAAAALTVPGDLAEPPAREHADRLAALPDDAWARLRLAPGWTAQETAVP from the coding sequence GTGGCCAGAACCGTGCGCGCGGACGCAGTCTGCCTGGGCGAGTCGATGGTCACGTTCCTGCCGACGACGCCCGGCCCGCTCGCCGAGGTGCCGGCCTTCGAACGGTCCATCGGCGGCGCCGAGTCCAACGTGGCCTGCACGCTCGCCCGTGCGGGGCACCCCACCCGCTGGGTCAGCCGGGTCGGCGCGGACGGGTTCGGCGACCACCTGGTGGCGGCGGTCGCCGCCACCGGGGTCGACACGGCGCACGTCGTCCGCGACCCGGACCGGCCGACCGGCGTCTACTTCCGCACGCGCGGCGAACGGGCGACCGTGTCCGGGGAGCGGGCGGCCGGCGAGGTCGCCTACTACCGCGCGGGTTCCGCGGCCTCGGCGATGTCCCCGCAGACGGTGGGCCTGGCCGCCGCCGACGCGGGCCGCGTTTTGCACCTCACCGGCATCACGGCCGCGCTGTCCCGCGGCTGCCTCGACCTGCTGCGTACGCTCACCGCGCCGCGGCCGGGCCGCCCGACGGTCGCCTTCGACGTCAACTACCGCGTCGGCCTGTGGCGTTCGGCCGCCGAAGCCCGGGTGCTGCTGGACCTTGCCCGGGGCTGCGACCTGGTGTTCGCCGGTGAGGACGAGGCGGAGGCCGCCTGGGGTGTCACCGGCGGCCCGGCCGCCGTCCGCGCGGCGCTGCCCGAACCGGCCGCCCTCGTGGTCAAGCAGGGCGCCCTCGGCGCGACGGCCTTCGGGCACGGCGGGGCCGTGCACGTCCCGGCGCCCCGCGTCGACGTGGTCGCGCACGTCGGGGCCGGGGACGCGTTCGCCGCCGGCTACCTGTCGGCGACGCTGCGCGGCCTGTCCGTACGCGACCGGCTGCGGCACGGCCACCTGCTGGCGGCCGCCGCGCTCACCGTGCCCGGCGACCTGGCGGAGCCGCCCGCGAGGGAGCACGCGGACCGGCTCGCCGCCCTGCCCGACGACGCCTGGGCGCGGCTGCGCCTCGCACCGGGCTGGACCGCACAGGAGACCGCCGTTCCATGA
- a CDS encoding DUF397 domain-containing protein → MEVADGLPGVVPVRDSKVPHGPAVLVPSVSWAVFVEGLKSGR, encoded by the coding sequence GTGGAGGTGGCCGACGGGCTCCCCGGCGTGGTCCCCGTCCGTGACAGCAAGGTCCCGCACGGGCCTGCGGTGCTCGTGCCGTCCGTCTCGTGGGCGGTCTTCGTGGAGGGGCTGAAGTCCGGCCGCTGA
- a CDS encoding D-aminoacylase has protein sequence MDTAIRGATVVDGTGAPPYRADVALAAGRIAEIRRDPKAPRLTGRRVLDADGLTLTPGFIDMHAHSDLALLRDPDHSAKVAQGVTLEVIGQDGLSYAPVDDRTLPQVRRAIAGWNGDTTTDGEPAAGAVDFTWRTVAGYLARLDAGPTGDGLPVNAAYLVPHGTVRMLAVGWDDRPATPAELDRMRALVADGLREGAVGMSSGLTYTPGMYAPDAELTELCRVVAAHGGYHCPHHRSYGAGALDAYAEMIAVARASGCALHLAHATLNFGVNAGRAADLLALLDTALADGIDLTLDTYPYTPGCTALAALLPSAAHEGGPDALLARLRSDTEAARIRHTLETTGSDGCHGVPVDWDTIEVSGVAHPDDPALATHVGRTVAAVAHDRGEEPFAVARRLLLADRLGTTILQHVGHEENVRAIMRHRAHTGGSDGILHGAKPHPRAYGTFPRYLGPYVRDTGTLTLPECVAHLTGRPAARLRLPDRGLVREGHRADLVLLDADTVADGATFAAPRTPPTGIHHVLLDGRLTLHHGHRTDALPGRVLRRA, from the coding sequence ATGGACACGGCCATCCGCGGAGCCACCGTCGTCGACGGCACCGGCGCCCCGCCGTACCGCGCCGACGTCGCCCTCGCCGCGGGCCGCATCGCGGAGATCCGGCGCGACCCCAAGGCGCCCCGCCTCACCGGCCGCCGCGTCCTCGACGCCGACGGCCTCACCCTCACCCCCGGCTTCATCGACATGCACGCCCACAGCGACCTGGCCCTCCTCCGCGACCCGGACCACTCCGCGAAGGTCGCGCAGGGCGTCACCCTGGAGGTCATCGGGCAGGACGGCCTGTCCTACGCGCCGGTCGACGACCGCACCCTCCCCCAGGTGCGCCGCGCCATCGCCGGCTGGAACGGCGACACCACCACCGACGGCGAACCGGCCGCCGGCGCCGTCGACTTCACCTGGCGCACGGTCGCCGGCTACCTCGCCCGCCTCGACGCCGGCCCCACCGGCGACGGCCTCCCCGTCAACGCCGCCTACCTCGTCCCGCACGGGACCGTCCGCATGCTTGCCGTCGGCTGGGACGACCGCCCCGCCACCCCCGCCGAACTGGACCGCATGCGCGCACTCGTCGCCGACGGCCTGCGCGAGGGCGCCGTCGGCATGTCCTCCGGCCTCACCTACACCCCCGGCATGTACGCCCCGGACGCCGAACTCACCGAGCTGTGCCGGGTGGTTGCCGCGCACGGCGGCTACCACTGCCCGCACCACCGCTCGTACGGCGCGGGCGCCCTCGACGCCTACGCGGAGATGATCGCCGTCGCCCGTGCGTCCGGCTGCGCCCTCCATCTCGCCCACGCCACCCTGAACTTCGGCGTCAACGCCGGCCGCGCGGCGGACCTGCTGGCCCTCCTGGACACAGCCCTGGCCGACGGCATCGACCTCACCCTCGACACCTACCCGTACACCCCCGGCTGCACGGCCCTCGCCGCGCTGCTCCCGAGCGCGGCCCACGAGGGCGGGCCCGACGCCCTGCTCGCCCGCCTCCGCTCCGACACCGAAGCCGCCCGCATCCGGCACACCCTGGAGACAACGGGCTCCGACGGCTGCCACGGAGTGCCCGTCGACTGGGACACGATCGAGGTCTCCGGCGTCGCCCACCCCGACGACCCGGCCCTCGCCACCCACGTCGGCCGTACGGTCGCCGCCGTGGCCCACGACCGCGGCGAGGAACCGTTCGCCGTCGCCCGCCGCCTCCTCCTCGCCGACCGCCTCGGCACCACGATCCTCCAGCACGTCGGCCACGAGGAGAACGTCCGCGCGATCATGCGGCACCGGGCGCACACCGGCGGCAGCGACGGCATCCTGCACGGCGCGAAGCCCCACCCCCGCGCCTACGGCACGTTCCCCCGCTACCTCGGCCCCTACGTCCGCGACACCGGCACACTGACCCTGCCCGAATGCGTCGCCCACCTCACCGGACGGCCCGCCGCCCGGCTACGCCTCCCCGACCGGGGCCTGGTCCGCGAGGGCCACCGCGCCGACCTCGTCCTCCTCGACGCCGACACCGTCGCCGACGGCGCCACCTTCGCCGCGCCCCGCACCCCTCCGACGGGCATCCACCACGTCCTCCTCGATGGCCGCCTCACCCTCCACCACGGCCACCGCACCGACGCCCTCCCCGGCCGCGTCCTCCGTCGCGCCTGA
- a CDS encoding helix-turn-helix transcriptional regulator: protein MAALFGNRVRRLRTAAGLTQTELGARTHVVGTRITQVERSSGAKPTQELARALDEVLGADGLLVDLWPYVYREAFPDWSQKFMEYSARAVSIREYAAHVVPGLLQTEEYAHAVLSVGRTLQSEGHLAERVEARLQRQERLAETDRPELWVVLDEAVLQRPVGGLDVMRRQLRRLLAAARDRCTTVQVLPFRQGQHDSLGGSMTLLTMPDGEETAYLEGSNYGQLVEEPAEVKEHVLIYDRLRAAALPPVLSLDMIRAAMEGTYRGANVPTRSDRRRLAQQQLQQPGGRQLRGGGRRAPRRGPRP, encoded by the coding sequence ATGGCCGCGCTCTTCGGCAACCGCGTACGGAGACTGCGCACCGCCGCCGGTCTCACACAGACGGAGCTGGGCGCGCGGACCCATGTCGTCGGCACCCGGATCACGCAGGTGGAGCGGTCCTCGGGCGCGAAGCCCACGCAGGAGCTCGCGCGGGCGCTGGACGAGGTGCTCGGCGCGGACGGGCTGCTGGTCGACCTGTGGCCGTACGTCTACCGCGAGGCGTTCCCCGACTGGTCGCAGAAGTTCATGGAATACTCGGCCCGAGCGGTGAGCATCCGCGAGTACGCCGCTCACGTGGTGCCCGGTCTGTTGCAGACGGAGGAATACGCGCACGCCGTGCTGAGCGTCGGCCGCACGTTGCAGTCTGAAGGCCACCTGGCGGAACGCGTCGAGGCCCGGTTGCAGCGGCAGGAACGCTTGGCGGAGACGGATCGTCCCGAGCTGTGGGTCGTGCTGGACGAGGCAGTGCTACAGCGTCCGGTCGGCGGCCTCGACGTCATGCGGCGTCAGCTCCGGCGCCTGCTGGCGGCCGCCCGGGACAGGTGCACCACGGTTCAGGTGCTTCCCTTCCGTCAGGGCCAGCACGACTCGCTCGGTGGGTCCATGACGCTCTTGACGATGCCCGACGGCGAGGAGACTGCTTACCTGGAGGGCTCCAACTACGGCCAGCTCGTGGAGGAACCAGCAGAGGTCAAGGAGCACGTGCTCATCTACGATCGGCTGCGGGCAGCGGCCCTGCCCCCGGTTCTGTCACTCGACATGATCCGAGCCGCGATGGAGGGCACTTACCGTGGAGCGAACGTCCCGACTCGATCTGACCGGCGCCGCCTGGCGCAGCAGCAGCTACAGCAACCAGGAGGGCGGCAACTGCGTGGAGGTGGCCGACGGGCTCCCCGGCGTGGTCCCCGTCCGTGA
- a CDS encoding alanine racemase, translating to MSTAADRTAAARLNRLAGEVVDHRFKGLPPDADGRTVGELSAERRNLFTDGFTTPVLALSAEDVEHNVRQLELFSARHGLAFAPHGKTSMAPQLFDRQLAHGAWGITVAVPHQARVCRAYGVQRVFLANELVDAAALRWVAAEMSADPGFQLVAYVDSVRGAELMDAALRDAGATRPLDVVIELAAGDEARTGVRTQEGCAEVARAVGGATTLRLTGVAGYEGEVPDADGDRVRGWLRRLVALAADLDQAGAFGADVEEIVVSAGGSAWFDAVADVFADVPKLSRPVLKLLRSGAYVSHDDRHYRELTPFNRVPEEGELRAAFTLWAQVVSRPNERQAFLNAGKRDAAHDLHLPVPRVVRSARDGSMRPAEGIEVTKLSDQHAWLETTDEAGDLEVGDWVGLGMSHPCTIFDKWQLIPLVAVDGAVTSYVRTFF from the coding sequence ATGTCCACCGCAGCCGACCGTACGGCCGCCGCACGCCTCAACCGGCTCGCGGGCGAGGTCGTCGACCACCGCTTCAAGGGCCTGCCGCCGGACGCCGACGGACGCACCGTCGGGGAGCTCTCCGCCGAACGCCGCAACCTGTTCACCGACGGCTTCACCACGCCGGTCCTCGCCCTGTCCGCCGAGGACGTCGAGCACAACGTGCGGCAGCTCGAACTCTTCTCCGCCCGGCACGGACTGGCATTCGCCCCGCACGGCAAGACCTCCATGGCGCCGCAGCTCTTCGACCGGCAGCTCGCCCACGGCGCGTGGGGCATCACCGTCGCCGTCCCGCACCAGGCGCGGGTCTGCCGGGCTTACGGCGTGCAGCGCGTCTTCCTCGCCAATGAACTGGTCGACGCGGCCGCCCTGCGCTGGGTCGCCGCCGAGATGTCCGCCGACCCCGGCTTCCAGCTCGTCGCCTACGTCGACTCGGTGCGTGGCGCCGAGCTGATGGACGCCGCCCTGCGCGACGCCGGCGCGACGCGCCCCCTGGACGTGGTCATCGAGCTGGCCGCGGGCGACGAGGCCCGGACCGGCGTCCGCACCCAGGAGGGCTGCGCAGAGGTCGCCCGCGCCGTCGGCGGCGCGACCACGCTGCGGCTGACCGGCGTCGCCGGCTACGAGGGCGAGGTGCCCGACGCCGACGGCGACCGCGTACGGGGCTGGCTGCGCCGCCTCGTCGCGCTCGCCGCCGACCTGGACCAGGCGGGCGCCTTCGGCGCGGACGTCGAGGAGATCGTGGTCAGCGCCGGCGGCAGCGCCTGGTTCGACGCGGTGGCGGACGTCTTCGCCGACGTCCCGAAGCTGTCCCGGCCGGTGCTGAAGCTGCTGCGCTCCGGTGCCTACGTATCGCACGACGACCGGCACTACCGGGAGCTGACGCCGTTCAACCGGGTACCGGAGGAGGGCGAACTGCGGGCGGCGTTCACACTCTGGGCGCAGGTCGTCTCCCGGCCGAACGAACGGCAGGCGTTCCTCAACGCGGGCAAGCGCGACGCCGCCCACGACCTGCACCTGCCCGTCCCCCGCGTCGTGCGCTCCGCGCGCGACGGGTCGATGCGTCCGGCCGAGGGCATCGAGGTCACCAAACTCTCCGACCAGCACGCCTGGCTGGAGACCACCGACGAGGCGGGCGACCTGGAGGTCGGCGACTGGGTGGGCCTCGGCATGTCCCACCCCTGCACCATCTTCGACAAGTGGCAGCTCATCCCCCTCGTCGCCGTCGACGGCGCCGTCACCTCGTACGTCCGCACCTTCTTCTGA